A stretch of the Candidatus Thermoplasmatota archaeon genome encodes the following:
- a CDS encoding radical SAM protein — MYNPLDLSKKTENMVVKGKDKKYYRFRATGFYGGIATADTVGCNLRCKFCWSGNSVWNTEKTGNFYSPEQVAKKLLEIAEHRKFTQVRVSGGEPTIGRDHLLSLLRNIPKKLIFILETNGILLGEDKTYVEDLSNFKNIHVRVCLKGCDEQEFSWFTGADKKGFEYQIRSLENLRDEEISFNIALVSTRKDRQLLFQKLKDMGLGEIMVEEEEITLYPQVRQRLEKEGMLVYFEWA; from the coding sequence ATGTACAACCCACTTGATTTATCAAAGAAAACAGAAAACATGGTCGTAAAAGGAAAAGATAAAAAATATTACCGTTTCCGCGCAACTGGTTTCTATGGCGGCATAGCTACCGCTGACACAGTTGGGTGTAACCTGAGATGCAAGTTCTGCTGGTCTGGCAACAGTGTTTGGAACACAGAGAAAACAGGAAATTTTTATTCACCTGAACAAGTAGCAAAAAAGTTATTAGAAATAGCTGAACACAGAAAATTTACTCAAGTACGGGTATCAGGTGGTGAACCAACTATTGGTAGAGACCACCTGCTCTCTTTATTAAGAAATATCCCAAAAAAATTAATTTTTATTCTCGAAACAAATGGTATTTTATTAGGTGAAGATAAAACATATGTAGAGGATCTATCAAACTTTAAAAACATCCATGTCCGTGTATGTCTAAAAGGATGTGATGAACAAGAGTTTTCTTGGTTTACAGGGGCAGATAAAAAAGGGTTTGAATACCAAATCAGATCACTTGAGAATCTGCGAGACGAAGAAATAAGTTTCAACATAGCACTTGTGTCCACGAGAAAGGATAGGCAGTTATTGTTTCAGAAACTGAAAGATATGGGTTTAGGTGAAATTATGGTTGAGGAGGAGGAAATAACTCTTTACCCGCAGGTGCGTCAGAGGCTAGAAAAAGAAGGTATGCTTGTTTATTTTGAATGGGCATAA
- a CDS encoding C25 family cysteine peptidase gives MKRGISLFRKIWRPSSTVFLLLVVLLMSLFPLAQSYQSQSWSQVILAYNFECPTVETVNIEGSSYDKIFLDGCFTASNPGEPNIPSKGVFILLPPKSKASNIKVVTGEKHLLGTGFNVDPIGQPIPITQSLFIQKIVANDLVYQSNLLFPGRLYTEVGTYNFRGYAILVLLLHPVQYNPVTGELYYYDNMQVTVDTSCDDQANILFRGFERDMLDVMKKVDNPGFAVQYLNQLTPLHTCYDNYDMLILTTDVLKNGFEPLRQAHEAKGLHTVVKTLTDVGSSDPEAIRSYIRDAYYNWGIDYVLLGGDYNIVPARTLWVYGLDEETDPYETYMPSDLYYACLDGPYNYDGDNKWGEPTDGENGGDVDLIAEVYVGRACVDNLADVNNFVTKTITYINKDPDDEYLKKVCLAAEYLGNYGIASYGGTYMDQLINTCTDDGYTTIGIPDDEYNITKLYDSPSYKWGYSEIMSIINNGVHIINHLGHSWYDYNMRMYLYDVSYLTNNNPCFIYSQGCMAGGFDDPQGYDCIAEQFTIKTVHGAFAGIWNARYGFFWSYSTDGDSQRFHRQFWDAVFGENIPEIGKANHDSKEDNLPIIGRSCIRWVYYETNLFGDPALCFYENETPPPNNPPNKPTKPSGPNSGQPGVQYMYTTSTTDPDGDQIYYMWDWGDGNNSGWLGPYASGDIANANHTWAQKGSYQIKVKAKDIYGAESEWSDPLGVAMPVNQPNNQQNQQLLQIIKTIKLKQPS, from the coding sequence ATGAAAAGAGGTATCTCTTTGTTTAGGAAGATCTGGCGGCCTAGTAGCACAGTTTTTTTGTTGTTAGTTGTTTTATTAATGTCTCTGTTTCCTCTGGCACAGAGTTATCAATCACAGTCTTGGTCGCAGGTTATTCTCGCTTACAATTTTGAGTGCCCAACGGTTGAAACTGTTAATATTGAAGGTTCTTCTTATGATAAAATCTTTTTAGACGGTTGTTTTACTGCTAGTAACCCTGGTGAACCAAATATTCCATCAAAAGGAGTTTTTATTCTTTTGCCACCGAAATCAAAGGCGAGTAATATAAAAGTTGTTACTGGCGAAAAACATTTGCTTGGAACAGGTTTTAATGTTGATCCAATAGGTCAGCCTATTCCTATAACTCAGTCATTGTTTATTCAAAAAATCGTTGCAAATGATTTGGTTTACCAGTCGAATTTGTTATTCCCTGGTAGACTTTACACGGAGGTTGGTACATATAATTTCCGTGGTTATGCGATTCTTGTTTTGTTGTTGCATCCAGTCCAGTATAACCCAGTAACTGGTGAGCTGTATTATTATGATAACATGCAAGTTACAGTTGATACGAGTTGTGATGATCAGGCAAATATTTTATTCCGTGGTTTTGAGCGTGACATGCTTGATGTGATGAAAAAAGTGGATAACCCAGGGTTTGCTGTACAATATCTAAATCAGCTTACGCCTTTGCACACGTGTTATGATAATTATGATATGTTGATTCTTACTACAGATGTGCTTAAAAATGGTTTTGAGCCTCTGAGGCAGGCTCATGAAGCAAAAGGTTTACATACTGTTGTTAAAACATTAACAGATGTTGGCAGCTCTGACCCAGAGGCTATTAGAAGTTACATTAGGGATGCTTATTATAATTGGGGTATAGATTATGTTTTGTTAGGAGGGGATTATAATATAGTTCCAGCAAGAACTCTATGGGTTTATGGTCTCGATGAAGAAACAGATCCTTACGAAACATACATGCCATCTGATTTATATTACGCGTGTCTAGATGGACCATACAACTATGATGGTGACAATAAATGGGGAGAACCAACTGATGGAGAAAATGGTGGCGATGTTGATCTAATTGCAGAAGTTTACGTTGGTCGTGCATGTGTTGATAACCTGGCAGATGTTAACAATTTTGTAACAAAAACAATAACATACATTAATAAAGATCCAGATGATGAATATCTAAAAAAGGTTTGTTTAGCAGCAGAATACCTTGGTAACTATGGAATTGCAAGTTATGGTGGTACTTACATGGACCAATTAATAAACACCTGCACCGATGATGGATATACAACAATTGGTATACCTGATGATGAATATAATATTACCAAATTATATGATTCACCAAGTTATAAATGGGGTTATTCAGAAATAATGTCCATTATAAACAATGGTGTGCACATAATCAACCATCTCGGCCACTCATGGTATGATTACAATATGAGGATGTACCTTTACGATGTTAGCTACCTTACAAACAATAACCCATGTTTCATATATTCCCAGGGATGCATGGCAGGTGGATTTGATGACCCACAGGGATATGACTGCATAGCTGAACAGTTTACCATAAAAACCGTTCATGGTGCGTTTGCAGGTATATGGAACGCTCGCTATGGGTTCTTTTGGTCATACAGCACTGATGGGGACTCACAGAGATTCCACCGACAATTCTGGGACGCAGTATTCGGCGAAAATATACCAGAAATAGGTAAAGCAAACCATGATTCAAAAGAAGACAATCTCCCAATTATTGGTAGATCATGTATACGCTGGGTCTACTATGAGACAAACCTGTTTGGCGACCCAGCCCTATGTTTCTATGAAAATGAAACACCACCACCAAACAATCCGCCAAATAAACCAACAAAACCATCTGGTCCAAACTCTGGGCAGCCTGGTGTACAATACATGTATACAACAAGCACGACTGACCCAGATGGTGACCAGATTTACTACATGTGGGATTGGGGAGATGGCAACAATTCAGGTTGGCTAGGCCCATATGCATCTGGTGATATAGCCAACGCAAACCACACCTGGGCCCAGAAAGGTAGCTACCAAATAAAAGTGAAGGCAAAAGACATATATGGTGCTGAAAGCGAATGGTCAGACCCCTTAGGGGTCGCTATGCCAGTCAATCAACCAAACAACCAACAAAACCAGCAACTACTTCAAATAATCAAAACTATAAAACTAAAACAACCCAGCTAA